The nucleotide window GATTAAGTGGGAAGCCTTTTTTTTGTTTTATGTGGGAACAGGTCAACGGCATTAATTGAGGGAGGGTTGAGTTGACGGATTAGATAACGGCTATTTTCCCATAGGTTGTGGAGACAAGATAGATGTAATTTACAAATTCATAATACTCTCCAAAAAATATAATCTGCTTATAAAGGACAAAGCTGTAACCGGTCAATACTTTTGGATGAAAAATGGCCATTAAAAATGGATGTTTTTTGCTACAATATGGTATTTCTATGCTTGACTCTGTAGCTATCACCACTCATGTTAAAAATTTCGCTGTTATGAATCAAGCGATCTAAAATTGCGGTAGTAATGGCCGTATCGCCTAAGAACTCGGCCCATTCCTCAAAACCCTTGTTCGAAGTAATGATGAAGATATTATTCTTAAATTAAGGAATGTATTTGAAGACTGTATAAGCAAAGGAATCATACCGGATCATAATGTTGATCAGACACTTTTTCACTATTATTTTGTTATACAGGGAATTATTTCAAATAGCATATATTATGAAAAAGGGGACATACATTTTACAAGAGCAATTGATTTAACCTGGGAGAGTTTCTGGAATGGGTTAAGTTGAAGAATAATTTATAATTATCCTGAATTATTCATGAGACTATGATCAACCCGAAAATCGGCAAATAACAGATTTTTACGGGTGTTGTTTTCAGAATTGATTAAGTCTAGTCAAAAAATGGACAGATTTATCCCGTAAATGTCAGTTTTACGATTTTGAGTTGTCAAGGATCATTGATTTTACTACTCAAGCTGTGGAAGGTGTCTTATGTTTTCGAGAACTTTATAAAATTCATCTTTATAAGGGCAACTGCTGCACAGCTTGAAAAAGATATATCTTGATGCTCTAACGATTTTAGAAGCAATCTTAAGCAATCTTAAGCAGTTTTAGGCGAATGGTGTCGATCTGCATTTTATTCATATTTTTCGGTAGTACAAGTCGCCTAAAGTAGTTAAATAAATTGTATGCCAACGCATGGAGTTGAAGGCGATTTGCATTAATCACCTTGCTACTGCTGGGTGTAGAAGCAAAATCAAAGCCACTTTTGCCTTCTTTGATGAAATTCTCCATGGTGCCACGATTGCGGTAATATCGGATGATTTCTTCAGGATTTAGCTTCATATTAGTGACAATGAACGAATATTGATTCGTAAGCTGGTTATAAGGCTTTTCAACTTTTACTATAACACGTCTTGGATAGTCCCATTTGGCTGCTTTATACTCGAACTCGTCATAACGCACCACGTAATCAATCATATTGTCTTTGGTTGCTTTGGCAATCTCATCATCAAGATGCTTTACATGTGAATAGAGTACACTGTTAGCCTTTAAGCGAATGGCATAAGCTACACCATTGGTTTCGCATTGTTTGAATAAATCTGGTGTGGCAAACCCACTATCACCTCGCAAGAATAGTTCGATTGCAGGATATTTTTCTGCAAATTCATCAAGCAGTGGTTGCATGAAATCGACAACGCCATTTGAACTGTATGTGGTGCCGTCGCGAAGTTCTACTTTCAGTAGATCACCACTAAGATCGTCATAGCATAGCAGAGGATGATATCCATGGGCACTATAATGATAATTGAAGCCTTCTCCCTCTTGCTTGCCATATGTACTTAGCAATGTGGAATCTAGATCTAAAAGCACCTGTTTGGGTTGCTGAATTCTGTAAGCAGATGCTCTCATGGACTTTGTGATTTCATCGTACTGATGGAGAGTTGCTTCATCCATACGGTTCCAAAATCTTGACAGAGTCGGCTGTGATGCAAGCGTTTTCTTTTCAAGAATGCTTCTGAATACAGGTTCATGAGTCAGTTCATCAGCATCGTCATCATTAAAGTAGCCAGCGATGATTTGATAAACGAGCTGACAAAGGTTTTGATGATCTTTATGAATTCGTCTAATGTTACCATCTGTTTTGAAATGGCTGACATGCTTATGAAAACCAAATTTGTGGGCAAATTCTTTTATAAGAAGCATTCCTGAATCGGAGGACAAATCGCCACCGTTGAAATTAATTTTGAATCTACTATTGCATTCCAATTGAAGTGCATTTAAACTGGACATGAAGAGAGTTTCTCCTTTGTTTTGTCTTGGTTTTGTCACTTAGATTTTAACAAAGAAGGAGCTCTTTTTCTATTGTTTTGACTTCACTTAATAAGTGAGTAGGAAAAAACAATAAAAACGTTGTAATTATGCGGCACGAAGCAGCGTCGTATAAAATTTTATGAATAATTCAGGTTAAATTCTGTTAATATAGTAAGCATGTAACTTGAAATTCTATCGTAATTTACTGAACTATATTCCATAATAACAACTCCTCGTATACTATATTTTAAAGCAACCACCGCAGTGGCTGTAAAAACACTCGACCGATACGGAACCGGCTTGTTTGAGGACGATTCGGCGCGCTCCTACATAAAGCGCGACGTAGCGGCCAACACACAACCATTAGTTAAAAGGGTCGAGGCGAACGAACAACCGGTTTTCCTTGACTTTTGAGACGACTGGTCATATTATATTTTTATGGATAATAAATATTTAAAGAAAAATGAAATACTCAAAAAAACAATTGGTATCATGCATCAAAAAGGCTTTAATGGTACCGGCGTCCAAGAAGTTGTACAAGCAGCAGGAATACCCAAGGGGTCTTTCTATAATTACTTTGATAGTAAGGAAGACTATGCTATTCAGGCACTACAGTTTTTTTTCAGTGGAATTAAAGAAAATTCATTGAAAATTTTAAAGGATGGTGGAATTGAACCTGCTGAACGAATTAAAACCTTTTACGCTAATAACATCAAAGCTTTTGAAAACAACAACTTTAAATTCGGATGTCTTATTGGTAATTTAACCGAAGAAATGGGGGATATAAGTAACAACATTGCAAAAAACACCGAAGACATTCATCAAGAAATCGCAGATGCAATCTGCTTGTGTTTAGATGAAATTTCTAATAAAGATGACAAAGTTGCTTCAATTAATAATATGATGTTGGCGAATTTCATTGTCAATAGTTGGCAAGGGGCAATGCTGAGAATGAAGTCAAGTAAGAATAGTGAACCACTCAAAGCTTTTTATTCAGTAATATCAGAGTTGCTAAGTAATCAAAAGGAGGAAAAATAAGAATGGGATTAATGCAACAAATAGATTACCTAAAGGTAAAGTCTTCAGCAAGAATGCCAGAGGAAATTAAAAATATTATGGAGGAAGCTACTGAAAAGCTTCTTAATCAAGAAATAGAAAAAAATGCACTTAAGACCGGTGACCAGCTTCCGGAATTCAAATTAAAAAATGCCATAGGTGATACAATCAATATTTATGAGCTTCTCTCCAAAGGCCCGCTTATTATAATTTTCTATAGAGGTGCTTGGTGCCCATACTGTAATTTAGAGTTGCGTGCATATCAGGAGCTACTCCCTCGGATTAGAGAAGTCGGCGCCGATCTCGTTGCAATTTCACCGGAAACCCCTGATCTATCATTATCCTTAAGCGAAAAACTGTCGATTGACTTTGAAGTCCTTAGCGATATCAACAATAAGGTGGCGCGTCAACTCGGACTTGTATTCAAATTGGATGATAAGCTGATATCACTTTATAAAAACATGGGTATTGATTTAGCAGAATCTCAAGGCAATGCAGATGGCGAGTTACCCGTTCCAGCAACCTATGTGGTTGGTTCAGATGGGGAAATTCTCTTGGCATATGTTAATTCCGACTATACAAAAAGACTTGAGCCTGAAGATGCTTTGGCAGCCATAACAAATAATAAGGTTAGCGGAGGTTTATAAAAGTATGAGACTGCGACAAGTTTCAGAAATTGCTTTAAAACTAAAAAATATATTGCATGCATAGAAATCAAATAAAGTTAAGTCTTATTATGGATATGAGAATTGTTAAGTTAGTGCAACCATGCGAAACTTAGTAAGTAAGTCAGGAAAAAAGGAAGGTATAATGCTATGAGGTTGGGTGAAGGTCAAAAAGCAATAGATTTTAAAGCCAAAGATATTTTTGACGATGAAATAACTCTGGAAAATTACAAAGGCAAAAAATTATTGCTGTCTTTTTATAGATATGCATCTTGCCCGTTATGCAATTTGAGGGTAAACGAATTAATTCAACATGCGTCGTTTTTTGAAGAAAAAGGATTGGAAATGCTTGCCGTGTTTCAGTCTCCAAGGGACAGTATTCTTGAATACGTGGGGAAACAAAACGCTCCATTCCCGATTATTGCAGATCCAGATAGAGTTTTGTACAAATTATACGGAGTTGAAACCTCGGTTATAGGTACACTCAAAGCGCTTTTAAGGCCGGGAAGGTTTACGGATGCAATGTCTAAGGGTTTTGTGCCCGGTAAGTCAGATGGGGACAAAACCCGAATCCCTGCTGATTTTATAATTGATACTGATTTAAATATCGTCAGAGCGTACTACGGGAAAGATATTGGCGATCATATGCCAATAGGCATGATAATGGAATTTCTGAATGCTTAATGCATTATTTATTTAGACGGATCAAAAATTGCATAAAATAAATGCATAACAACAAAAAGAAGGAATTTATAATGAAAAAAACTTTTATTGATGTACGAAAACAGTAAAAGAAGTAAATGACATAAGTGGAGCAATGAAAAATTCTAATTGCAAAGAAAAAAATCCGTTTGGAGTTTGTTGCCATAAGATTATTCAGGAAGCTATTGATAAAGGCATAACTATGAAATGATTCAAGTGGACATATTCCCGTCTACCCTTAGTGCAAAAATACGGTGGATATGTTTCCGAGAACCGACAGTTCGAAAGACATCAATGCTGCCCTCTCGAGCCATGTTGAGTGTGTGGTGTTAATGTCAGGAAAATAGGATCCGAAAAGCCTAATAAATACTGACTTAACTCAGAAGGAGAGTGTATTCTGAGCACAGATAGTACAGACAAACACAAGAAAGCAGACAAAAAGACCGATGACGAGGTTACTGTACTTGCAAAAATAGAGGCAATGAAAGAGCCTTATCTTTCCACCGGTAAACGACTCCACAAGATTATCATGAAAACTGCACCAGAATTCAGACCCAGGGTCTGGTGCGGGATGCCCGGGCACGCTAAGTCTAAAAGCAAACCAACCCTGATATTCTTCAGTGGAGATAATCGCTACATGACATTCATCAGTAAAAGGGAAAGATCTTAAGGGCTGTTGATTATATTCTCCATTTTTATAGAAGCAGGAGTATTCGTTTTTAGATAGAAGTAATCGAATACAAAATGACCCCATCGAAATCGTCACATAACAGAAAATAGTAATGGTTATTGCTATGTCATTTCCATTTTGTTTCTAATGGGGTGAAGATTATGAAAGATATTACAGACAAAAACTTAAGAAACTTGCTAGTCTATAATAATTCCCTGTTTAACTGTTTCAATGATGCCGTTGTGTTTTATGATCAGCGGGGAGAGATAAACGGCTGCAATAATAAATTTTATGAGTTATTAGATATCCCGTGCGACTTAATAAAAAATAATAATATTTTCGGCATGCTGAAACTGGCTGAGGAAGAGATAGAATTTGTCAGCTCAGGGCTGGAAGGTAAAATCGCAGAGAAAGATATTGTCATTACCTCTGACTCGGGAACAACTTTAAGAATCATGGCCAAAACAGGCCCGCTTAGCAGTCCGGAGAATAAAATAATCGGAGGCTATCTTGTTTTAATCGATCCGGGCAGGCAAAAAGAAGAATTACTGCTGCTTAAAGAGAGGGAAGACAGGTTACTGCAGCTTGTCAACAAAGCCCGCCTCGGAGTGGTGTCTTTTAACCAGGATCATAAAGTAATTGAATGCAATCAGCGCTTTGTGGAAATGATGGGCTATTCGATTGACGAAATGATGGAATTATACACCTGGGATATAGATGCGTTTAACACAGAGGAAGACATAAGAAAAAACTTCAGCGACCTTTCGAAAGCCAATGTAACCATTGAGACTAAACACCTTCGCAAAGATGGCTCAACATACGATGTGGAAGTTCACATTTCAGGGACAAAAGTAAAAGGTAGCCAGGGAGAATACAACGCTTCAATCTGCATCTGCCAGGATATCAGTGAGCGAAAACGCATGGAGCGGGAACTGCAGCTCAGCGAACTGAAACTAAGAAACTTTGTTGAAAATGCCTCAGATATTATCTGCACTTTGACAATCGACGGCAAAGTCAGCTACATTTCACCCAACGTAAAAAAAGTAATGGGATATGACTCGGACGAAATTGAAAACCAAATTATTACCACATTATTCCAGGCTGAGGAAATACCCCTTTTTAAGAAACACTTACAATCTACGATTAATAAAAGCAAGCACAATTTCGGCGACTTTCAAATCAGGCACAAGGATAACAGCATCCACTGGTATGGAATAAACTTTTCTTCCTCGGTTGATCACGATGTTCAGCCGATAGTGATCTGCAATATTCGTAATATTGACGGGAAAAAGGAAGCTGAAGAATCACTCAGATTCTTAAGCCTCCACGATCAGCTAACGGGAGTTTACAACAGAACTTTTTTTGAAAAGGAAATGAAAAAACAGATCGAAGCAGGGGATTATCCGCTAACCCTTTTAAGTTGTGATTTAGACGGCCTGAAAATCATAAACGACGAGCAGGGGCATGCTGCGGGTGATGAGCTGCTGAAGGATTGCACCAGAGTACTTCAAAGCTCGCTGCGCAACTCCGATTTTTTGGCAAGGATTGGCGGCGATGAATTTGCGATCATTCTTCCGGCAACCGATGAGAAAGCCGCTCAAAAAATACTTGATAGAATCAATAATAGTATAGACCGGCATAACCTTGAAAAACAGAATAAAATCAGTATTTCGATCGGAACAGCAACCATCCATGACAAATCTCTGAAACTATCTGACGCTCTGATCATCGCTGATAAAAACATGTACTGTGTAAAAAATAAAAAGCGATACACAGATCCCGAAGCTTAACAAACCATCTTTTTAATATTCCCCTCACAGTTAAATATGATATGATAGCAGATATTGTAATTGATCAATTCAACCTGCAGGATGTGATCTTTTGGACAGTGAAAATATTCATCGCTTAGTTATTGGTGATCGTGAAATAACCCTGATCGGAACCGCTCATGTATCTAAAATGAGTGTTGCTGAAGTTAAGGATGTCATAGAAACTGAAAAACCTGATACTGTCTGTATCGAACTGTGTCAATCCCGATACCATTCCATAATGGAAGCAGACAGGTGGAAAAACACAGACATTGTCAAGATCATCAGGGAAGGGAAAGCACTTCTACTGCTGGCCAACCTTGTTGTTTCCTCTTATCAGCGCAGACTGGCGAAAAAATTCGGTATTCAACCCGGGCAGGAAATGGTACAGGGGATTAAATCGGCAGAACAGGTTGGGGCAGAATTATGCCTTGCTGATCGGGACATTCAGGTTACCATGCTACGCTTATGGAGGAATATCAGTTTTTGGGGCAAGCTTAAACTGTTATTCCAACTTTTAATGAGTGTTTTCGTCAGTGAAGACTTAACCGAGGAAGATATGGAAAAGATGAAGAGTCAGGATATGCTTACTGCTGCTCTGGACGAACTTTCAAGGTCTTTCCCACAGTTAAAATCAATCATCATTGATGAACGTGATAAATACCTGGCTGAAAAAATCAAAACTGCTCCCGGAAATAAAATCGTTGCTGTTCTTGGCGCGGGTCATATCCCGGGGATTAAAAAGGAGATTCACCACGATCAGAATTTAGATGAGCTTACAAAAGTTTTGCCTGCTTCAAAAACGACAAAAATGTTCGCCTGGAGCATTCCCCTGATCATCATTCTCATTATCGCCCTTACTTTTTCAGTCGACAGGTCAACCGGTATCGATCAGATTGTGAGCTGGGTTCTCTGGAACGGTTCCCTCGGAGTTCTGGGCGCAATTATAGCCATGGCCCACCCCCTGGCTATTCTGACCGCTTTCCTGGCAGCTCCAATCAGCTCACTAAGCCCTATGCTGGCGGCTGGATGGTTCGCGGGTCTGACCGAGGCAATAGTGCGAAAACCGAGCGTGGATGACTTTGAAAACCTGGCAGAAGATATTCACACCGTAAAGGGATTCTGGCGTAATAAAATCACTCACATCCTGCTGGTTGTGATTTTTACCAATTTAGGAAGCACAATCGGCACCATAATAGGCGGTGCCGACGTTATAGGAAAATTCATTAATACTTTTTTTAATTAGGGATTAAATTAACAGCTATTAGCCTCTCTTACCGGCTAAAAGATACCCGGCAAGAACTGCCGTAACCGGCACAGCGACAACCAACCCTATACTACCGGCTATTCCCCTGACGAACTCTGTTGCGATCATATCCATATTTATCACCTTCAACCAATCAAGACGATTACCCATAACCAGTAAAAGCATCGGAATAGCTGATCCCACATAAGCCAGGATCAAGGTATTTGCCATGGTTCCCATCACATCACGCCCGACATTAAAAGCTCCCCTGAAAAGTTCCCTGAAATGAATATCGGGACATACCTGCCTAATCTCGGCTGCTGCAGATGCTACCGACATCCCGATATCAGTTATCGCCCCCAGAGAACCGATGATAATTCCGGCAAAAAGCAGTCCTCTGAAATCTATAGTATGATCCAGGAAATAGAGCATTTGGGCTTCATGTGTACCAAATCCGGTTAAACGAGCCATACTGCCTGCCCAGTAAGCCATCATGCCGGCTACGATAACTCCGGCTATGGTACCCAGGATTGCCACTATTGATTTCATATTTATCCCCCCGATTACAAGCAGGGTAAAAGTAATTGCTGCTGTAGCAGTTAATACTGCGAGCAGGATCGGGCTTATTCCTTTTAAAAGAAGTGGCAGCAGGAAAGTAAAGATCATAAATATAGTAACGGCAAGAGTAATAATTGTTTTAAGCCCTTTCATTCTGCCCACGACTAAAAGAACGATCAGGAATATGGCAACAAGATAATAAACACCCCGATCCCGGACCATGTCCTGCACGTAAGCCTGTTCAAAGGAACCTTCTTCGCCAATGGTTACAACAATAACTTCCTGCCCTTTATCAAGGAGAAAATCATAGACCGGATCCCCGGCAAAAAAATTATTTATAATAGTAAGCACTTCACCTTTATAGGGTCCGCTGGTTAACTCAACAATCAGTTCCTGTTCAATCATTGTGAAATATTCGTGCCGTTTTTCTTCGGTTTCGTTTACCTCAAGGACCCGGCCACGATAATAGTATTCCTCGTAACTATCCTGAATTGGGTAATCTTCGACATTTTGAGCTGAAACCGGAAGAGCGGTAAAAAATGTTGAAGCCAGAAAAATTACCGTAATAAAAAAAAGAAAACCTCTGTTATACATGGGAGAACCTCCTATGGCTTAACCACTACATGCAAGTTTTCCCAGCCTGACCTATGGGTCAGCGTCCGATAAAAAGCTGGGTGTAGTAATGGCTGCCGTCACTTTTTACATGGATCCCAATCCCCACAGCGGTATAACCGCTGTTTAATATATTAGCCCGGTGCCCCGGAGAACCCATCAG belongs to Bacillota bacterium and includes:
- a CDS encoding TetR family transcriptional regulator C-terminal domain-containing protein — translated: MDNKYLKKNEILKKTIGIMHQKGFNGTGVQEVVQAAGIPKGSFYNYFDSKEDYAIQALQFFFSGIKENSLKILKDGGIEPAERIKTFYANNIKAFENNNFKFGCLIGNLTEEMGDISNNIAKNTEDIHQEIADAICLCLDEISNKDDKVASINNMMLANFIVNSWQGAMLRMKSSKNSEPLKAFYSVISELLSNQKEEK
- a CDS encoding peroxiredoxin-like family protein, with protein sequence MGLMQQIDYLKVKSSARMPEEIKNIMEEATEKLLNQEIEKNALKTGDQLPEFKLKNAIGDTINIYELLSKGPLIIIFYRGAWCPYCNLELRAYQELLPRIREVGADLVAISPETPDLSLSLSEKLSIDFEVLSDINNKVARQLGLVFKLDDKLISLYKNMGIDLAESQGNADGELPVPATYVVGSDGEILLAYVNSDYTKRLEPEDALAAITNNKVSGGL
- a CDS encoding peroxiredoxin-like family protein, encoding MRLGEGQKAIDFKAKDIFDDEITLENYKGKKLLLSFYRYASCPLCNLRVNELIQHASFFEEKGLEMLAVFQSPRDSILEYVGKQNAPFPIIADPDRVLYKLYGVETSVIGTLKALLRPGRFTDAMSKGFVPGKSDGDKTRIPADFIIDTDLNIVRAYYGKDIGDHMPIGMIMEFLNA
- a CDS encoding diguanylate cyclase, producing MKDITDKNLRNLLVYNNSLFNCFNDAVVFYDQRGEINGCNNKFYELLDIPCDLIKNNNIFGMLKLAEEEIEFVSSGLEGKIAEKDIVITSDSGTTLRIMAKTGPLSSPENKIIGGYLVLIDPGRQKEELLLLKEREDRLLQLVNKARLGVVSFNQDHKVIECNQRFVEMMGYSIDEMMELYTWDIDAFNTEEDIRKNFSDLSKANVTIETKHLRKDGSTYDVEVHISGTKVKGSQGEYNASICICQDISERKRMERELQLSELKLRNFVENASDIICTLTIDGKVSYISPNVKKVMGYDSDEIENQIITTLFQAEEIPLFKKHLQSTINKSKHNFGDFQIRHKDNSIHWYGINFSSSVDHDVQPIVICNIRNIDGKKEAEESLRFLSLHDQLTGVYNRTFFEKEMKKQIEAGDYPLTLLSCDLDGLKIINDEQGHAAGDELLKDCTRVLQSSLRNSDFLARIGGDEFAIILPATDEKAAQKILDRINNSIDRHNLEKQNKISISIGTATIHDKSLKLSDALIIADKNMYCVKNKKRYTDPEA
- a CDS encoding TraB/GumN family protein produces the protein MDSENIHRLVIGDREITLIGTAHVSKMSVAEVKDVIETEKPDTVCIELCQSRYHSIMEADRWKNTDIVKIIREGKALLLLANLVVSSYQRRLAKKFGIQPGQEMVQGIKSAEQVGAELCLADRDIQVTMLRLWRNISFWGKLKLLFQLLMSVFVSEDLTEEDMEKMKSQDMLTAALDELSRSFPQLKSIIIDERDKYLAEKIKTAPGNKIVAVLGAGHIPGIKKEIHHDQNLDELTKVLPASKTTKMFAWSIPLIIILIIALTFSVDRSTGIDQIVSWVLWNGSLGVLGAIIAMAHPLAILTAFLAAPISSLSPMLAAGWFAGLTEAIVRKPSVDDFENLAEDIHTVKGFWRNKITHILLVVIFTNLGSTIGTIIGGADVIGKFINTFFN
- a CDS encoding YibE/F family protein, which encodes MYNRGFLFFITVIFLASTFFTALPVSAQNVEDYPIQDSYEEYYYRGRVLEVNETEEKRHEYFTMIEQELIVELTSGPYKGEVLTIINNFFAGDPVYDFLLDKGQEVIVVTIGEEGSFEQAYVQDMVRDRGVYYLVAIFLIVLLVVGRMKGLKTIITLAVTIFMIFTFLLPLLLKGISPILLAVLTATAAITFTLLVIGGINMKSIVAILGTIAGVIVAGMMAYWAGSMARLTGFGTHEAQMLYFLDHTIDFRGLLFAGIIIGSLGAITDIGMSVASAAAEIRQVCPDIHFRELFRGAFNVGRDVMGTMANTLILAYVGSAIPMLLLVMGNRLDWLKVINMDMIATEFVRGIAGSIGLVVAVPVTAVLAGYLLAGKRG